The following are from one region of the bacterium genome:
- a CDS encoding DNA methyltransferase, with protein LSNGEEGRWRWSKKTFEEKKDRLIGRLVNKERWDIFEKDYLNEEKTIKPKSVWIDKEVNYENAKKELKDIFNGICPFDYPKTTYLMKRIIRFSCSKNGIVLDFFAGSGTTGHAVLELNKEDGGNRKFILCTNNENNICTDVCYPRIEKVIKGYKNLKSEKVEGLKGNLKYFKTDFVDAEPTDKNKKKLVDESTEMLCLKEDCFDFVLEGKNFKIFKNNDKYLGIIYDDDGIEQFKKEAKKLKKKFVVYVFSLDDSAREDEFEDLDNVELKPIPAVILNVYKRIFRGI; from the coding sequence ACTTAGTAACGGAGAAGAAGGTCGTTGGAGATGGAGTAAGAAAACATTTGAAGAGAAAAAAGATAGACTAATAGGTAGATTAGTAAATAAAGAGAGGTGGGATATTTTTGAAAAAGATTATTTGAATGAAGAAAAAACAATAAAACCAAAATCCGTATGGATTGATAAAGAAGTAAATTATGAAAATGCTAAAAAAGAATTAAAAGATATTTTTAATGGGATATGCCCATTTGATTACCCTAAAACAACTTATCTTATGAAAAGGATAATAAGATTCTCATGCTCCAAAAATGGGATTGTTTTAGATTTCTTCGCAGGATCAGGAACGACAGGCCATGCTGTTTTGGAGTTAAACAAAGAAGATGGTGGTAATAGGAAGTTTATTTTATGTACGAATAATGAAAACAACATTTGTACTGATGTTTGTTATCCGAGAATTGAGAAGGTGATTAAAGGATATAAAAATCTCAAAAGTGAGAAAGTTGAAGGCTTGAAAGGAAATTTAAAATATTTCAAAACTGATTTCGTTGATGCAGAGCCGACAGATAAAAATAAGAAAAAGCTTGTTGATGAATCTACTGAAATGCTTTGTTTAAAGGAAGATTGTTTTGATTTTGTTTTGGAAGGAAAGAATTTTAAGATTTTCAAGAATAATGATAAATATTTAGGAATTATTTATGACGATGATGGAATTGAGCAGTTTAAGAAAGAAGCCAAAAAGTTAAAGAAAAAGTTTGTTGTTTATGTTTTCTCTTTAGATGATAGTGCAAGAGAAGATGAGTTTGAGGATTTAGATAATGTTGAGTTAAAACCAATCCCAGCAGTTATACTTAATGTTTATAAAAGAATTTTTAGAGGTATTTAA
- a CDS encoding ATPase, T2SS/T4P/T4SS family, which yields MFIKEFLEVFNMIQLKDYQKKAIEGLKQKVKRVLNSPEQGIVIFQAPTGSGKTLMVSEMLKQLVKENPKLEGLNREQKIMFNLMQQEYKNRQNRGSVKGAGNI from the coding sequence ATGTTTATAAAAGAATTTTTAGAGGTATTTAATATGATTCAGCTAAAAGATTACCAAAAAAAAGCAATTGAAGGCCTAAAACAAAAGGTGAAGAGAGTTTTGAATAGTCCGGAGCAAGGAATTGTTATTTTTCAAGCACCAACAGGTTCAGGTAAAACCTTAATGGTTTCTGAGATGTTAAAGCAATTAGTTAAAGAAAATCCTAAGTTGGAGGGGTTGAACAGAGAACAGAAAATTATGTTTAACTTAATGCAGCAGGAGTATAAAAACAGACAAAATAGAGGTTCTGTTAAGGGAGCAGGGAATATAAA